In a single window of the Jaculus jaculus isolate mJacJac1 chromosome 9, mJacJac1.mat.Y.cur, whole genome shotgun sequence genome:
- the LOC123463532 gene encoding uncharacterized protein C2orf78-like, giving the protein MADSQGLDANLTLETSLGMLTESQTFCLPQTSQLAKSCTLESKPASECWDISESPVQSPSRFLALPPAPRAKQADNTILDAIQTEIAQPLGAYQTSKDEQEDPVLLPLQMPNTCDIRSPTESVSPGNTPGSQNAHLGENCQSFKDKWALEGGLESNRGSEDLRILGEDVWLAQPFSPVTDTDFPAPTKPQIPGSTEASEVQVSSTFMEGPPPLEREEKEKVSDLRDEAPKAKLQRQDPEGQAEGEEGEVLVGSATASGRAPDITAKHSLHRAQKATPSRPKKAQGPGHERPRRPRARKSKTCEEQKTAGGKAKAEEKPPIPRAKRRKGHPPELCQEFFKKPRSSLGMHMLESVQVFHALGKKMEPKTGLSSCRALGNTRCTTEPRPSPGLQSGLRIPCQETGTEQTQGKGQKPEGSVGTERRSPSQCELPPPGKVKLVPLPFLSMDKPQARLAPRRPHSLASQRAPAPDPARPPSNPAQPPAVKPSQAAPASTTFTAGPVSSSLPRPGFNHPTQHGVSQSVACRPAPYKTSSCTSLHKEPVSTAPTKVHSLPNANTQYLLEDFSRQPIPWRKVDFPGPVESTPITDEQRPEREAMKRRAQRERENAAQYTALGRVQYFVQRERDMEISEYYGYMI; this is encoded by the coding sequence ATGGCAGATTCTCAGGGCTTGGATGCTAACCTGACACTGGAAACATCCCTGGGAATGCTAACTGAAAGCCAGACATTCTGCCTGCCACAAACGTCACAACTTGCCAAATCCTGCACATTGGAGAGTAAGCCAGCATCTGAGTGTTGGGACATTTCCGAATCTCCAGTTCAAAGCCCTTCTCGCTTCCTGGCCTTGCCTCCTGCTCCACGTGCTAAACAAGCAGACAATACGATTTTGGATGCTATTCAAACTGAGATCGCACAACCTCTGGGTGCCTACCAGACTTCAAAAGATGAGCAAGAAGATCCTGTACTCCTCCCGTTACAAATGCCCAATACCTGTGACATCCGTTCCCCCACTGAATCGGTGAGCCCAGGGAACACTCCTGGTTCCCAAAATGCCCACTTGGGAGAGAACTGCCAAAGTTTCAAGGACAAGTGGGCACTGGAGGGAGGACTGGAATCTAACAGAGGTTCTGAAGACCTGAGAATTCTGGGGGAAGATGTCTGGCTTGCCCAGCCCTTCAGCCCTGTGACCGATACTGACTTTCCAGCACCAACTAAGCCCCAAATTCCAGGAAGCACAGAGGCGAGTGAGGTGCAGGTGAGCAGCACTTTCATGGAGGGCCCCCCGCCtctagagagggaggaaaaggagaaagtgtctGACTTAAGGGACGAAGCTCCCAAGGCCAAATTGCAGCGCCAGGACCCAGAGGGCCAggcggagggagaggagggagaggtgcTTGTTGGCAGTGCTACAGCCAGTGGCAGGGCTCCCGACATCACAGCCAAGCATTCCCTCCACAGAGCTCAGAAAGCCACACCCAGCAGGCCCAAGAAAGCTCAGGGCCCTGGCCATGAAAGGCCCAGAAGGCCCAGAGCAAGGAAGTCCAAGACATGTGAAGAGCAAAAGACGGCAGGGGGCAAGGCGAAAGCAGAAGAGAAGCCGCCCATCCCCAGGGCCAAGAGGAGGAAGGGCCATCCACCTGAGCTCTGCCAAGAGTTCTTTAAAAAGCCTCGCAGCTCCCTGGGCATGCACATGCTGGAGTCAGTGCAGGTCTTCCACGCCCTGGGGAAGAAGATGGAGCCGAAAACAGGGCTCTCTTCCTGCCGGGCTCTGGGCAACACACGCTGCACCACAGAGCCCAGACCATCCCCAGGCCTCCAATCCGGGCTGCGGATCCCATGCCAGGAGACAGGGACTGAGCAAACCCAAGGCAAAGGCCAGAAACCAGAGGGCAGTGTTGGCACAGAGCGGCGTTCTCCCTCCCAGTGTGAGCTGCCCCCACCTGGGAAGGTCAAGTTAGTGCCTTTGCCCTTTCTTAGCATGGACAAGCCCCAAGCTCGCCTTGCTCCTAGGAGGCCACACTCCCTGGCTTCACAGAGGGCCCCGGCACCTGACCCTGCCAGGCCTCCATCGAACCCTGCTCAGCCGCCTGCAGTCAAGCCATCACAAGCAGCTCCTGCCAGCACAACTTTCACTGCTGGGCCAGTTTCCAGCAGTCTCCCCAGACCAGGCTTCAACCACCCTACCCAGCACGGGGTCTCTCAGTCTGTTGCCTGTAGGCCAGCTCCCTACAAGACCTCATCCTGCACTTCTCTGCACAAGGAGCCTGTTTCCACTGCACCGACCAAGGTCCACTCACTTCCCAACGCAAACACCCAGTATCTCTTGGAAGACTTCAGCCGCCAGCCAATACCATGGAGGAAAGTCGATTTTCCAGGGCCAGTTGAGTCCACCCCCATCACagatgagcagaggccagagcgCGAGGCCATGAAGAGGAGGGCTCAGCGGGAGCGTGAGAACGCGGCCCAGTACACTGCCCTGGGCAGAGTTCAGTACTTTGTTCAGAGGGAAAGGGACATGGAAATTTCTGAATATTATGGGTATATGATCTAA